Sequence from the Lusitaniella coriacea LEGE 07157 genome:
TGCTTGGTAAAGTTGCAATGCTTGTTGCCAAGACTGTATTGCAGCTCGAAATTGATTCCTCAAATATTGTTGAACTCCTTGCCGAGACAGTCGACTGGCTTCAATTTGTTGGGTTGCTACTTCGCTAAATTTAGGTTCCTGTGATGGACTCACTGTTACCTCGTATCGACCTTGACCATTGGTATCATATGTATTCGCTATCAACCGGTAAACACCATCTTCTGGTAGCGTTACTGTTAGCGCAGAGTTTGAATTCTTCTCACTGAAATCATCATTTTCGGCAATTTTTTCTTCCTGACTGTTCAAAAGCAGGAGATAGGTGTCAAACTCAATACTCTCCAGCACAATCGTCACCGTCTGTCCCGCACGTCCTTCAAAGGTGTAGGAGTCATAAAAACTCCCATCCTCTAATTTTGTGTCTCCCGGTTCTAGAGTCCCTTCAACGCTGAGTAAGGGTTGCTTTTGCGACTCTTCCGTTTGCGCGAAAGCAGGCAACGATGGGGAAATAGTCCCCAAACACAACAGCGCAACAGCGACGGGGAAAGACTTTCGGGAAAACAGCACGAATGACACCTCTACAAAATTTTCTCCTTCTGCCCCTATATATTCCTCCGTGGGGTGAGGTTATGCAAAAACTTTGGGAATCCAACAAGCTCAATCCGGCATTTGCGGTAAATCTTGAGGAGAATTACAATTCAATAACATCGAGCGTTGTTCCTCACTGACAGTAAGGGGTTGAGCGGGTAAATTGGACAGCCACTTTTGAAACGAACGCCCCCCTCCTTCAATAAACGCTTGCAAATTCTCTCGCACCCCAGGGCGATAAAATCCACACAGGGGTTCCCAAAACTCATTATGGAAAGGGACAGCCGCTAACGTGTCAGGCGGAACGTCGTTTAATTGCTCAATCCATCTTTGCAATCCCTTCGAGTCCAATTGGGGTAAATCGCAGGCAAGGAGTAAAATCCAATCGGAGTTTTGTGCGATCTGTTCGAGTCCTTGAGCAAACGCCATTAACGCCCCTTGTCCGGGGTTCGATTCGTCCAAGAAGGTGCATTGAGAGTTGAGGATTGGGCGATAGCGATCGCGCCAAGGTGTCAAAATATAAATAGAATCGCAGCAGGTTGCGGCGTTGCACACTCGCTGAAGCAGGGGAATTCCATCCCACAGCATCGAGGCTTTATCTTCTCCCATGCGAGAACTTTGACCGCCTGCAAGGATGAGTG
This genomic interval carries:
- a CDS encoding molybdenum cofactor guanylyltransferase; translated protein: MTNRASSQTNTLIALILAGGQSSRMGEDKASMLWDGIPLLQRVCNAATCCDSIYILTPWRDRYRPILNSQCTFLDESNPGQGALMAFAQGLEQIAQNSDWILLLACDLPQLDSKGLQRWIEQLNDVPPDTLAAVPFHNEFWEPLCGFYRPGVRENLQAFIEGGGRSFQKWLSNLPAQPLTVSEEQRSMLLNCNSPQDLPQMPD